The following coding sequences lie in one Oncorhynchus kisutch isolate 150728-3 linkage group LG17, Okis_V2, whole genome shotgun sequence genomic window:
- the LOC116354372 gene encoding uncharacterized protein LOC116354372, with translation MRRYGEGERMERERRGLAAESCLASQKSERVRTVAAESCLASQKSERVKTVVPESCLASQKSERVRTVAAESCLASQKSERVKTVAPESCLASQKSERVKTVVPESCLASQKSERVKTVVPESCLASQKSERVKTVAPESKGASQKSERVKTVVPESKRASQKSERVKTVVPESKRASQKSERVKTVVPESKRASQKSERVKTVAPESKGASQKSERVKTVVPESKRASQKSERVKTVVPESCLASQKSERVKTVVPETKSIKVVFTKAYDLSLKPHLVWWTLSNQIRTPFRTTFRPPSDHLQDHLQTTF, from the exons atGAGGAggtatggagagggagagaggatggagagggagaggagggg ACTGGCAGCAGAGTCCTGTCTAGCCAGCCAGAAGTCTGAGAGGGTGAGGACTGTGGCAGCAGAGTCCTGTCTAGCCAGCCAGAAGTCTGAGAGGGTGAAGACTGTGGTACCAGAGTCCTGTCTAGCCAGCCAGAAGTCTGAGAGGGTGAGGACTGTGGCAGCAGAGTCCTGTCTAGCCAGCCAGAAGTCTGAGAGGGTGAAGACTGTGGCACCAGAGTCCTGTCTAGCCAGCCAGAAGTCTGAGAGGGTGAAGACTGTGGTACCAGAGTCCTGTCTAGCCAGCCAGAAGTCTGAGAGGGTGAAGACTGTGGTACCAGAGTCCTGTCTAGCCAGCCAGAAGTCTGAGAGGGTGAAGACTGTGGCACCAGAGTCCAAAGGAGCCAGCCAGAAGTCTGAGAGGGTGAAGACTGTGGTACCAGAGTCCAAAAGAGCCAGCCAGAAGTCTGAGAGGGTGAAGACTGTGGTACCAGAGTCCAAAAGAGCCAGCCAGAAGTCTGAGAGGGTGAAGACTGTGGTACCAGAGTCCAAAAGAGCCAGCCAGAAGTCTGAGAGGGTGAAGACTGTGGCACCAGAGTCCAAAGGAGCCAGCCAGAAGTCTGAGAGGGTGAAGACTGTGGTACCAGAGTCCAAAAGAGCCAGCCAGAAGTCTGAGAGGGTGAAGACTGTGGTACCAGAGTCCTGTCTAGCCAGCCAGAAGTCTGAGAGGGTGAAGACTGTGGTACCAGAGACCAAGTCCATCAAAGTTGTTTTCACCAAAGCATATGATCT ATCACTGAAACCCCACCTGGTGTGGTGGACGTTGTCGAACCAGATCAGAACT
- the ngfa gene encoding neurotrophin-7 → MRSLLLVLLLIGVQAVLNMGGVLGPVAANHNAEHHTVANGRAKQQRAARLSVSPQQEQQTQQRPSRTRQAHRAASLPQGKISSLGHSETGSPSTSSIPEVDTKLFSKRLYHSSPRVVFSDVPPSHHGLGGETGEEEGEEEVGRVMGGGVRVRRKAGGQPMHRGEYSVCDSISVWLGNLTKATDIAGNEVEVLPEVKIDNVRKRQFFYETTCRVATPPGGGAGAGGGVMGGGPKAGAKSGCRGIDSRHWNSYCTNTHTYVLALTKSKEQMAWRLIRINAACVCVLSRKSWRH, encoded by the coding sequence ATGAGGTCGTTGCTGTTGGTGCTTCTGCTGATTGGCGTCCAGGCTGTACTGAACATGGGAGGTGTCCTGGGCCCGGTGGCAGCCAACCACAACGCAGAACACCACACAGTAGCCAATGGCAGAGCAAAACAGCAGCGGGCGGCCCGCCTCTCAGTGTCACCTCAGCAGGAGCAGCAGACTCAGCAGAGACCCAGCCGGACCAGACAGGCCCACAGGGCAGCATCTCTACCCCAGGGCAAGATCTCTTCCCTGGGCCACTCTGAGACAggctccccctctacctcctccatcccGGAGGTGGACACCAAACTGTTTAGCAAGCGGCTCTACCACTCCTCACCCCGCGTCGTCTTCAGTGACGTACCcccctctcaccacggcctggggggggagacgggggaagaggagggagaggaggaagtgggGAGGGTGATGGGTGGGGGAGTGAGGGTGAGGCGGAAGGCGGGGGGGCAGCCCATGCACAGGGGGGAGTACTCCGTGTGCGACAGCATCAGCGTGTGGTTGGGGAACCTGACCAAGGCCACAGACATCGCCGGCAACGAGGTGGAGGTTCTGCCAGAGGTGAAGATAGACAACGTCCGCAAGAGACAGTTCTTCTACGAGACCACCTGCCGTGTGGCCACACCCCCGGGGGgcggggctggggctgggggaggAGTTATGGGAGGCGGGCCCAAGGCGGGGGCCAAATCAGGGTGCCGCGGCATCGACAGCCGTCACTGGAACTCGTACTGCACCAACACGCACACGTACGTGCTCGCGCTCACCAAGTCCAAGGAGCAGATGGCGTGGAGGCTGATACGCATCAACGCAGCGTGTGTGTGCGTCCTCAGCCGCAAGTCCTGGAGGcactga